The following are encoded together in the Ictidomys tridecemlineatus isolate mIctTri1 chromosome X, mIctTri1.hap1, whole genome shotgun sequence genome:
- the Ubl4a gene encoding ubiquitin-like protein 4A isoform X2: MQLTVKALQGRECSLQVPEDELVSTLKQLVSEKLNVPVRQQRLLFKGKALADGKRLSDYSIGPNSKLNLVVKPLEKVLLEEGAARRLADSASPPVWQLISKVLARHFSVADASRDYDRSLSRLTLDDIERLASRFLHPEVTEAMEKGFSK; this comes from the exons ATGCAGCTGACGGTGAAGGCGCTCCAGGGCCGTGAGTGCAGCCTGCAG GTGCCGGAGGACGAGCTGGTGTCCACACTGAAGCAACTGGTCTCCGAAAAGCTGAACGTCCCAGTGCGCCAGCAGCGACTGTTGTTCAAGGGCAAGGCCCTAGCAG ATGGGAAACGACTGTCAGATTACAGCATTGGGCCCAATTCCAAGCTCAACCTAGTGGTTAAACCTCTGGAGAAGGTGTTACTTGAAGAAGGCGCCGCCCGGAGACTGGCCGACTCCGCATCTCCTCCTGTCTGGCAGCTGATCTCCAAAGTCCTGGCCCGCCACTTCAGTGTAGCAGATGCTAGCAGG GATTATGACAGGTCCCTGAGCCGCCTGACACTGGATGACATCGAACGCTTGGCCAGCCGCTTCCTGCATCCTGAAGTGACTGAGGCTATGGAGAAGGGTTTCTCCAAGTAG
- the Ubl4a gene encoding ubiquitin-like protein 4A isoform X1: protein MQLTVKALQGRECSLQVPEDELVSTLKQLVSEKLNVPVRQQRLLFKGKALADGKRLSDYSIGPNSKLNLVVKPLEKVLLEEGAARRLADSASPPVWQLISKVLARHFSVADASRVLEQLQRDYDRSLSRLTLDDIERLASRFLHPEVTEAMEKGFSK from the exons ATGCAGCTGACGGTGAAGGCGCTCCAGGGCCGTGAGTGCAGCCTGCAG GTGCCGGAGGACGAGCTGGTGTCCACACTGAAGCAACTGGTCTCCGAAAAGCTGAACGTCCCAGTGCGCCAGCAGCGACTGTTGTTCAAGGGCAAGGCCCTAGCAG ATGGGAAACGACTGTCAGATTACAGCATTGGGCCCAATTCCAAGCTCAACCTAGTGGTTAAACCTCTGGAGAAGGTGTTACTTGAAGAAGGCGCCGCCCGGAGACTGGCCGACTCCGCATCTCCTCCTGTCTGGCAGCTGATCTCCAAAGTCCTGGCCCGCCACTTCAGTGTAGCAGATGCTAGCAGGGTATTAGAACAACTGCAGAGG GATTATGACAGGTCCCTGAGCCGCCTGACACTGGATGACATCGAACGCTTGGCCAGCCGCTTCCTGCATCCTGAAGTGACTGAGGCTATGGAGAAGGGTTTCTCCAAGTAG
- the Lage3 gene encoding EKC/KEOPS complex subunit LAGE3 isoform X1 produces MQAPNASTGNTAGREGNSAGREGNSAGREGNTAGREGDAGREGDAAGREGDTAGREGDSAGREGNTAGREGDAGRGGSAGREGDAGREGDAGRGGDAGRGGDAGRGGDAGRGGSAGRGGDAGRGGSAGRGGDAGRGGSAGRGGDAGRGGSAGRGGDAGRGGSSAGREGYAGGRGGSSAGRGGSSAGRGGSAAGRTCQGARCCCTCNTTDIVVAAARACYSAAPGSGTDGSSSNRGRLIRPHMFALRVPFPSPLEAQIAHGSLAPDGEPHRGVINKQLMVRGNVLAIKWTSEDARLLRISIINCLEQLSLVLRTMQLFGPPIPR; encoded by the exons ATGCAGGCCCCAAACGCAAGTACAGGCAACACGGCGGGCCGTGAAGGCAACTCGGCGGGCCGTGAAGGCAACTCGGCGGGCCGTGAAGGCAACACGGCGGGCCGTGAAGGCGACGCGGGCCGTGAAGGCGACGCGGCGGGCCGTGAAGGCGACACGGCGGGCCGTGAAGGCGACTCGGCGGGCCGTGAAGGCAACACGGCGGGCCGTGAAGGCGACGCGGGCCGTGGAGGCAGCGCGGGCCGTGAAGGCGACGCGGGCCGTGAAGGCGACGCGGGCCGTGGAGGCGACGCGGGCCGTGGAGGCGACGCGGGCCGTGGAGGCGACGCGGGCCGTGGAGGCAGCGCGGGCCGTGGAGGCGACGCGGGCCGTGGAGGCAGCGCGGGCCGTGGAGGCGACGCGGGCCGTGGAGGCAGCGCGGGCCGTGGAGGCGACGCGGGTCGTGGAGGCAGCGCGGGCCGTGGAGGCGACGCGGGCCGTGGAGGCAGCTCGGCGGGCCGTGAAGGCTACGCGGGCGGCCGTGGAGGTAGCTCGGCGGGCCGTGGAGGTAGCTCGGCAGGCCGTGGAGGCAGCGCGGCGGGCCGTACCTGCCAGGGTGCTCGCTGCTGCTGCACCTGCAATACTACTGATATAGTGGTAGCTGCTGCCCGTGCATGTTACAGTGCTGCACCAGGTTCTGGCACAGACGGGTCTTCGTCAAACAGAGGGCGTCTAATCCGGCCACACATGTT TGCCCTCAGGGTGCCTTTCCCCAGCCCTCTGGAAGCACAAATCGCCCACGGATCCCTGGCTCCAGATGGTGAACCACACCGAGGGGTGATTAACAAGCAACTTATGGTGAGGGGCAACGTTCTGGCCAT CAAATGGACATCTGAAGATGCTCGCCTCCTCCGGATTTCCATCATCAACTGTCTTGAACAGCTTTCCCTGGTGTTGAGGACCATGCAGCTCTTTGGGCCCCCCATTCCCCGCTAA
- the Lage3 gene encoding EKC/KEOPS complex subunit LAGE3 isoform X2 yields the protein MQAPNASTGNTAGREGNSAGREGNSAGREGNTAGREGDAGREGDAAGREGDTAGREGDSAGREGNTAGREGDAGRGGSAGREGDAGREGDAGRGGDAGRGGDAGRGGDAGRGGSAGRGGDAGRGGSAGRGGDAGRGGSAGRGGDAGRGGSAGRGGDAGRGGSSAGREGYAGGRGANGHLKMLASSGFPSSTVLNSFPWC from the exons ATGCAGGCCCCAAACGCAAGTACAGGCAACACGGCGGGCCGTGAAGGCAACTCGGCGGGCCGTGAAGGCAACTCGGCGGGCCGTGAAGGCAACACGGCGGGCCGTGAAGGCGACGCGGGCCGTGAAGGCGACGCGGCGGGCCGTGAAGGCGACACGGCGGGCCGTGAAGGCGACTCGGCGGGCCGTGAAGGCAACACGGCGGGCCGTGAAGGCGACGCGGGCCGTGGAGGCAGCGCGGGCCGTGAAGGCGACGCGGGCCGTGAAGGCGACGCGGGCCGTGGAGGCGACGCGGGCCGTGGAGGCGACGCGGGCCGTGGAGGCGACGCGGGCCGTGGAGGCAGCGCGGGCCGTGGAGGCGACGCGGGCCGTGGAGGCAGCGCGGGCCGTGGAGGCGACGCGGGCCGTGGAGGCAGCGCGGGCCGTGGAGGCGACGCGGGTCGTGGAGGCAGCGCGGGCCGTGGAGGCGACGCGGGCCGTGGAGGCAGCTCGGCGGGCCGTGAAGGCTACGCGGGCGGCCGTGGAG CAAATGGACATCTGAAGATGCTCGCCTCCTCCGGATTTCCATCATCAACTGTCTTGAACAGCTTTCCCTGGTGTTGA